Genomic window (Flexivirga aerilata):
AGGGCCGTCCGGCTGACTGGAGCGACACCGTCGACGCGGTGCGCAGCATCGCCGAGGCTCTCGTCATACCCCTCACGGTCGAGGCCGACGGCGACGCGATGCCGTTCCACCCGGGGCGCTGCGCGAAGCTGAGCCTGGCCGACGGCACGCTGATCGGGCACGCCGGTGAGCTGCACCCGAAGGTGGTGCAGGCGCTCGGCCTGCCGCCGCGCACCGTCGGCGCCGAGGTCGACCTCGACGCGCTGATCGCGGCGAGTGGGAGCCCGATCACCAGTCGCCCCATCGCCAATCTGCCGCTCGCGAGCAGCGATGTCGCCCTCGTCGTGGACGCCGGTGTGCCGGCGGCGCGCGTCGAGGCCGCGCTGCGCGACGGCGCCGGGCCGTTGCTCGAGTCGATCGCGCTGTTCGACTCCTACACCGGGGATCAGGCGGGCGAGGGCAAGAAGTCGCTCGCCTACCGCATGGGCTTCCGGTCCGGCGAGAAGACGCTCACCACCGACGAGGTCAACGCGGCGCGTGACTCGGCGGTGCGGGCGGCGGCCGACGCGACCGGGGCGGTGCAGCGCGCCTGAGCGGGTGAGGGACTCCGCGACTGCTCGTCGCATGAGTATGCATCACCCTGTATACTCATGCGCATGGTCACAGTTGCGGTAGCCGGCGCCACCGGTTACGCCGGTGGAGAGGCGCTGCGCCTGCTGCTGGCGCATCCGGAAGTCACCGTGGGAGCGGTCACCGCGGGAGCCTCCGCCGGCGACCGGCTCGGGGAGCATCAGCCGCACCTGACGCCGCTCGCCGATCGTGTGATCGAGCCGACGACGGCCGACGCGCTGTCCGGGCACGACGCGGTCTTCCTGGCCCTGCCGCATGGCGCCTCGGCTGCGCTCGCCGCCGAATTGCCTTCTGACGTGCGCATTCTCGACTGTGGCGCCGACTTCCGGCTGGCGGATGCGGCGGCGTGGCAAGAGTTCTACGGCAGCGAGCACGCCGGCACCTGGGCATACGGGCTGCCCGAGTTGCGACTCGCCGGCGGCGGGGTGCAGCGTGACGAACTCACCGGGCAGACCCGGGTGGCCGTCCCGGGCTGCTATCCGACGGCTTGCTCGCTGGCGCTCGCGCCGGCGGCGCAGGCCGGCCTCATCGGGCTCGACGACATCGTGATCGTCGCGGCCAGCGGCACCTCCGGCGCCGGCAAGGCGATGAAGCCTCATCTGCTCGGCTCGGAGGTGATGGGTTCGATGAGCCCCTATGGCGTGGGCGGCGTGCACCGTCATACCCCCGAGATCGAGCAGAACCTCGCGCGGGCTGCGGGTGCACCGGCGACCGTGTCCTTCACGCCGACCCTCGCCCCGATGCCGCGCGGCATCCTCGCGACGTGCACCGCTCCGGCCGCACCCGGGCTGTCCGCCGCTTCGCTGCGCGAGAGCTACGAAAAGGCCTACGGCGCAGAGGCGTTCGTGCAGCTGCTGCCCGAAGGGCAGTGGCCTGCGACGGCGTCGGTGCTCGGCTCGAACAACGTGCAGCTGCAGGTGTCGCTCGACGAGCGGGTCGGCCGGGTAATCGTCGTCGCGGCCATCGACAACCTGACCAAAGGCACCGCGGGCGGTGCCGTGCAGTGCCTCAACCTGCTGCTCGGTCTCGACGAGACTGCCGGCCTTCCGACGGTAGGAGTGTCACCGTGAGTGTGACTGCAGCCAAAGGGTTTCGGGCCGCCGGCGTCACCGCCGGGCTGAAGCCGAGTGGCACCAAGGACGTCGCGATCGTGGTCAACGACGGCCCCGACCACGCGGCCGCCGCGGTCTTCACCAGCAACCGCGTCGAGGCGGCTCCGGTCACCTGGTCGCGCCAGGTGGTCACTGACGGCCGGGTGGACGCGGTGATCCTCAACTCCGGCGGCGCCAACGCGATCACCGGCGCGCAGGGTTTCGCCGACACACACCGCACAGCCGAGCACGTGGCCGAGGCGCTCGGCGTCTCCGCGGGTGACGTGGTCGTCTGCTCGACCGGCCTCATCGGCGAGCTGCTGCCGATGCCGACGTTGCTCGCGGGCGTGGACGAGGCGGTGAAACTCGCGTCGGCAGAGGGCGGTTCGGCCGCTGCCGAGGCGATCATGACGACCGACACCGTCTCCAAGGAGGCGACGTCGGCCGGCGGCGGCTGGGTGGTCGGCGGCATGGCGAAGGGCGCGGGCATGCTCGCCCCGGCCCTCGCGACGATGCTGGTCGTGCTGACCACCGACGCGGTGGTCGATGCCGAGGAGGCCGGTGACGCGCTGCGGGCGGCCACTGCGCTCACCTTCGACCGGATCGACTCCGACGGATGCCAGTCCACCAACGACACCGTGCTTCTCATGGCGTCGGGCGCCTCAGGGGTGCGCCCGAACCATGAGGAGTTCGGTGCCGCCGTGACCGCGGTCTGCGCCGACCTGGCGCGGCAGCTGATCGGCGACGCCGAAGGCGCCGCGCACGACATCGCGATCGAGGTGCGCGGCGCGGCGGACGTCGACGACGCGCTGGAGGTGGGCCGGGCGATCGCCCGCAACAACCTCTTCAAGTGCGCGATCTTCGGCAAGGACCCCAACTGGGGTCGCATCCTGGCGGCTGTCGGCACGACCTCTGCGCAGTTCGAACCGCAGCGACTTGCCGTGTCGATCAACGGGATTCAGGTATGCCGCGACGGCGGCGTCGGCGAGGACCGGTCGCTGGTCGACCTCGCGCCGCGCGAGGTGCAGATCGTGGTCGACCTGAACGCAGGCGAGGAGACGGCGACGATCTGGACCAACGACCTGACCCACGACTACGTCCACGAGAACTCGGCGTACTCGACGTGACCACGCCGCACACCGGGCGCCGCATCCCGACCGATCTCGCCACCGCCGCCGGGAAAGCGGCCACGCTCGTCGAGGCGCTGCCGTGGCTGGAGCGCTTCCGCGACGCACTCGTGGTGGTGAAGTACGGCGGCAACGCGATGACCGACGACGGGCTGAAGGCCGCATTCGCCGAGGACATCGCGTTCCTGCGGTATGCCGGCCTGCGTCCGGTCGTCGTGCACGGCGGAGGCCCGCAAATCCAGGCGATGCTCGACCGGCTCGGCATTGCCTCGGAGTTCAAGGGCGGCCTGCGGGTGACCACGCCCGAGGCGATGGACGTCGTGCGGATGGTGCTCACCGGTCAGGTGTCGCGTGAGCTCGTCGGACTGATCAACCATCACGGCCCGCTCGCGGTCGGTCTGTCCGGTGAGGACGCGTCGCTCTTCGGGGCGCGTCGCCGCGGCGCGCTGGTCGACGGCGAGACGGTCGACATCGGGCACGTCGGCGATGTCGCGACGGTCAACCCGGCCGCCGTGCGAGATCTGTTGGCAGCCGGGCGGATCCCGGTGGTGTCCTCGGTGGCGCCCGACCTGGATGCGCCGGGTGAGGTGCTCAACGTCAACGCGGACACTGCCGCCTCCGCTCTCGCGGTCGCGCTCGGCGCGCACAAGCTGGTGGTGCTGACCGACGTCGAGGGTGTCTACGCGGACTGGCCCGACCGGGCGAGCCTGCTCAGCTCACTGCCGGTCAGCGAGGCCGAGCAGTTGATGACCCGGGTCGACTCCGGCATGGTGCCCAAGCTCGAGGCGTGCGTGCGGGCGATCCGCGGGGGAGTGCCGCAGGCGCACGTCATCGACGGCCGCGCGCCGCACTCGCTGCTGCTGGAGGTCTTCACCGACGAGGGGATCGGCACGATGGTGGTGCCGGACGAGGCACGAGCATGAGCGCCGACCGAGGTGAGGATCGCAGCGCAGCGAGGACCGGAGCCGAGGAAAGAGGCGCGGCAGAAGGCATGAGCATGAGCATGAGTATGAGCGCGAATAACGAGTGGTTGCAGCGGTATTCGGACAGTTTGCTGGGTGTTTTCGGCACGCCGAGCCTGGTGATCGAGCGCGGTGACGGTTGCTATGTGTGGGACGTCGACGGCAACCGTTACCTCGACCTGGTCGGCGGCATCGCCGTCAACGCGCTCGGCCACGGTCACCCGGCGGTGGTGTCGGCGATCTCCAAGCAGGCCGCCGAGGCGGTGCACATCTCCAACTTCTTCACCTCCCGGGCGCAGGTGCAGCTCGCCGAGCGGCTGCTGGGCGTGGCCGGTGCGCCCGCCGGTTCGAAGGTCTTCTTCGGCAACTCGGGTGCCGAGGCGATCGAGGCGGCGATCAAGTTGTCCCGCCGCACCGGGCGCACCGGCATCGTGGCCGCCGAGGGTGCCTTCCACGGACGCACCACGGGCGCGCTGGCGCTCACCCACAAGGCCGCCTACCGCGAGCCGTTCGAGCCGTTGCTGCCCGGTGTCGTGCACGTGCCGTATGACGACGTCGACGCGCTCCGCGCAGCCGTCGCCGACGACGTCGCCGCCGTCATCCTCGAGCCGCTGCAGGGCGAGGCGGGCGTGCTCAGCCCGGCGCCGGACTTCCTGCGCGCGGCACGCGAGATCACCACTGCCGCAGGCGCTTTGCTGATCATCGACGAGATCCAGACGGGCATCGGGCGCACCGGCGCCTGGTTCGGTTTCCAGCATGCCGGCATCCAGCCGGACGCGATCACCGTCGCCAAGGGACTCGGCGGCGGGGTGCCGATCGGCGCACTGGTGACCTTCGGTGAGGAGGTCTCCGGCCTACTCACCGCGGGCCAGCACGGCTCGACCTTCGGCGGCAACCCGCTCGCGTCCGCGGCCGGCCTCGCGATGCTCGACACGATCGAGGAGCGCGGACTGCTCGAGCATGCCGAGAGCACCGGACGGCATCTGGAGCAGGCCGTCGCCGCTGCCGGTATCCCGCACGTCACCGGCGTGCGTGGTCAGGGGCTGTTGCGCGCCATCACGCTCGACCGGCCGGTCAGCGCGGCGGTCGCGGCAGCCGCTCGAGAAGGTGGCTTCATCGTCAACCCCGTTGCCCCCGAAGCGCTTCGGCTCGCCCCGCCACTCATCGTGAGCGCGGATGAGTTGGACAGCTTCGTGCAGGCACTACCGACCTTCGTCGAAGGAGCGCTCACGTCATGACCCGTCACTTCCTCCGCGACGACGACCTCAGCCCGCAGGAGCAGCAGGCGGTCCTCGCACGCGCGGCCCGGATGAAGGCCGACCGTTTCGCCGACCGGCCGCTCGCCGGTCCACGCGGTGTCGCGTTGATCTTCGACAAGCCGACGCTGCGCACCCAGTTGTCGTTCAGCGTCGGCGTGGCGGAGCTGGGTGGTCATCCGATGGTGATCGACGGCA
Coding sequences:
- the argC gene encoding N-acetyl-gamma-glutamyl-phosphate reductase: MVTVAVAGATGYAGGEALRLLLAHPEVTVGAVTAGASAGDRLGEHQPHLTPLADRVIEPTTADALSGHDAVFLALPHGASAALAAELPSDVRILDCGADFRLADAAAWQEFYGSEHAGTWAYGLPELRLAGGGVQRDELTGQTRVAVPGCYPTACSLALAPAAQAGLIGLDDIVIVAASGTSGAGKAMKPHLLGSEVMGSMSPYGVGGVHRHTPEIEQNLARAAGAPATVSFTPTLAPMPRGILATCTAPAAPGLSAASLRESYEKAYGAEAFVQLLPEGQWPATASVLGSNNVQLQVSLDERVGRVIVVAAIDNLTKGTAGGAVQCLNLLLGLDETAGLPTVGVSP
- the argJ gene encoding bifunctional glutamate N-acetyltransferase/amino-acid acetyltransferase ArgJ — protein: MSVTAAKGFRAAGVTAGLKPSGTKDVAIVVNDGPDHAAAAVFTSNRVEAAPVTWSRQVVTDGRVDAVILNSGGANAITGAQGFADTHRTAEHVAEALGVSAGDVVVCSTGLIGELLPMPTLLAGVDEAVKLASAEGGSAAAEAIMTTDTVSKEATSAGGGWVVGGMAKGAGMLAPALATMLVVLTTDAVVDAEEAGDALRAATALTFDRIDSDGCQSTNDTVLLMASGASGVRPNHEEFGAAVTAVCADLARQLIGDAEGAAHDIAIEVRGAADVDDALEVGRAIARNNLFKCAIFGKDPNWGRILAAVGTTSAQFEPQRLAVSINGIQVCRDGGVGEDRSLVDLAPREVQIVVDLNAGEETATIWTNDLTHDYVHENSAYST
- the argB gene encoding acetylglutamate kinase, giving the protein MTTPHTGRRIPTDLATAAGKAATLVEALPWLERFRDALVVVKYGGNAMTDDGLKAAFAEDIAFLRYAGLRPVVVHGGGPQIQAMLDRLGIASEFKGGLRVTTPEAMDVVRMVLTGQVSRELVGLINHHGPLAVGLSGEDASLFGARRRGALVDGETVDIGHVGDVATVNPAAVRDLLAAGRIPVVSSVAPDLDAPGEVLNVNADTAASALAVALGAHKLVVLTDVEGVYADWPDRASLLSSLPVSEAEQLMTRVDSGMVPKLEACVRAIRGGVPQAHVIDGRAPHSLLLEVFTDEGIGTMVVPDEARA
- a CDS encoding acetylornithine transaminase, with product MSANNEWLQRYSDSLLGVFGTPSLVIERGDGCYVWDVDGNRYLDLVGGIAVNALGHGHPAVVSAISKQAAEAVHISNFFTSRAQVQLAERLLGVAGAPAGSKVFFGNSGAEAIEAAIKLSRRTGRTGIVAAEGAFHGRTTGALALTHKAAYREPFEPLLPGVVHVPYDDVDALRAAVADDVAAVILEPLQGEAGVLSPAPDFLRAAREITTAAGALLIIDEIQTGIGRTGAWFGFQHAGIQPDAITVAKGLGGGVPIGALVTFGEEVSGLLTAGQHGSTFGGNPLASAAGLAMLDTIEERGLLEHAESTGRHLEQAVAAAGIPHVTGVRGQGLLRAITLDRPVSAAVAAAAREGGFIVNPVAPEALRLAPPLIVSADELDSFVQALPTFVEGALTS